The following are encoded together in the Adhaeribacter arboris genome:
- a CDS encoding DUF3857 domain-containing protein, which produces MFLRVSRPYVIAAFILISLFCQAAQSTAAKLPRGPIPSWVVPLPVNLTTKVKAKDVSGGYHVLLKDSQSDLPSQTQFYHNGYLVFTDEGLQSVSEIQVTYDPKYEQIVFHAIRIWRNGKPIDKLATVKFKQSQVEKELDKHIYNEQLSAIALLDDVRINDIVEFAYSIKGWNPVFENKFFNNFNLRYSDPVDEIYVRVNTTPNRKINYKLFNTKEQPAQSITSNQQSYTWHLKNVPGFPVDSDIPSWYDPYPWVSLSEFTNWQEFGQWAAALYEVKGLSKELQQEIDSIKNISGDAGERISATVRFVQDKIRYLGLENGISGYKPHAPAQTFKQRFGDCKDKSFLLSQMLQAMNINAYPALVNTYYQHQIPKWLPSAYAFNHCIVVVELPGKKIWIDPTISLQRGRYDSLATPSYKTAMVLKNGGGAFVRMETPQASKMKVAENFIFNDIGGAVTLEVKTYYYGAEADGMRQRLATSNLKETEKSYLNFYASTYPNISVARDLDFIDDPEKNIITTLEEYTIQDLWSPAQKNKDSVLTAYFYPQVLRDRLGKPSTVIRKMPISLSYPSEFEETITLLLPESWPIDEDTKVIQDKSFRFKSDVSYQQASNSIILKYTYKNLRDYVPGTEASTYLKKQKEVLDQLGFEIYNPLNTTKTTPERPVDILMIVLAIIFLSAWAYGTWRAYHYDPIIPETFSYKQDIGGWLVLVLLGLYLTPLSIVIRLITNNFFEASIWQLLTNKSYEGFNPVQALLILFEFAGNIGFLVFAVLLIILFHERRTSVPRLLIAFYGCNFLFIFFDNALAVMLKVGESDFKLIFRTLIAAAIWIPYFIKSKRVKRTFTTTLYQPEEVNLFEKEGQEAFKTLVNV; this is translated from the coding sequence ATGTTTTTACGCGTATCCCGTCCGTATGTAATTGCGGCATTTATTCTGATTTCTCTTTTTTGCCAAGCTGCTCAGAGTACGGCTGCTAAACTCCCTCGTGGGCCAATTCCGAGTTGGGTAGTTCCTTTACCCGTAAATCTTACCACTAAGGTAAAAGCGAAAGATGTTTCCGGTGGTTACCATGTGCTGCTAAAAGATTCCCAATCAGATTTGCCCAGTCAAACGCAGTTCTATCACAATGGCTACTTGGTATTTACCGACGAAGGGCTACAATCTGTATCAGAAATACAAGTTACTTACGATCCTAAGTACGAGCAAATTGTGTTTCATGCAATACGTATTTGGCGCAACGGAAAACCTATTGATAAGTTGGCTACGGTAAAGTTTAAGCAAAGCCAGGTAGAGAAAGAGCTTGACAAACATATTTATAACGAGCAACTTTCGGCTATTGCCCTGCTGGATGATGTCCGGATAAACGATATCGTGGAATTTGCTTATTCTATTAAAGGTTGGAATCCAGTATTTGAGAATAAATTTTTTAACAATTTTAATCTCCGCTATTCTGACCCGGTAGATGAAATATATGTCCGGGTAAATACAACTCCTAACCGTAAAATTAATTATAAGCTTTTTAACACAAAGGAACAACCAGCACAAAGCATAACTAGTAACCAGCAATCGTATACCTGGCATTTAAAGAACGTACCGGGTTTTCCCGTCGATTCAGATATCCCGTCGTGGTACGATCCCTATCCTTGGGTAAGTTTGTCGGAGTTTACCAACTGGCAGGAATTTGGACAATGGGCTGCAGCTCTTTACGAAGTAAAAGGTTTAAGCAAAGAATTGCAGCAGGAAATTGATTCTATCAAAAATATTTCCGGTGATGCCGGTGAACGAATTTCGGCTACGGTTCGCTTCGTGCAGGATAAAATCCGGTACTTAGGCTTAGAGAATGGAATAAGCGGTTACAAGCCCCATGCTCCGGCTCAAACCTTCAAACAACGCTTCGGCGATTGTAAAGATAAATCGTTTTTATTAAGCCAAATGCTCCAGGCCATGAACATTAACGCTTATCCGGCATTGGTTAATACTTACTATCAGCACCAAATCCCGAAATGGTTACCTTCGGCGTATGCGTTTAATCACTGTATTGTAGTGGTGGAATTACCTGGTAAGAAAATCTGGATTGATCCTACCATTAGCCTGCAACGTGGGCGCTACGATAGCCTGGCTACACCTAGTTACAAAACGGCAATGGTGTTAAAAAATGGTGGCGGAGCCTTTGTAAGAATGGAAACACCCCAGGCATCTAAAATGAAGGTGGCAGAAAACTTTATATTCAACGATATTGGTGGGGCAGTTACCTTGGAAGTAAAAACCTATTATTATGGAGCAGAAGCCGATGGGATGCGCCAGCGTTTGGCTACGAGTAATCTGAAAGAAACAGAAAAAAGCTACTTAAACTTTTATGCCAGCACTTACCCCAATATATCGGTAGCGCGCGACCTAGATTTTATTGATGATCCGGAGAAGAATATTATTACTACACTTGAAGAATATACCATTCAGGATCTTTGGTCGCCTGCCCAAAAGAATAAAGATAGCGTATTAACGGCTTATTTTTATCCGCAGGTACTCCGCGACCGGTTGGGTAAACCCAGTACCGTAATCCGGAAAATGCCTATTAGCTTGTCTTATCCTTCGGAGTTTGAAGAAACGATTACCTTATTGTTGCCAGAGTCCTGGCCGATTGATGAGGATACAAAAGTTATTCAGGATAAATCGTTTCGTTTTAAGAGCGACGTTAGCTACCAGCAAGCCAGTAATTCTATTATCCTGAAGTATACTTACAAAAATTTACGTGATTACGTACCCGGTACTGAAGCCAGCACTTACCTTAAAAAGCAAAAAGAAGTACTCGACCAGTTAGGTTTCGAGATTTATAATCCGCTAAATACAACAAAAACAACTCCCGAAAGACCAGTGGATATTCTGATGATTGTTCTGGCGATTATATTTTTATCAGCTTGGGCCTATGGCACTTGGCGAGCATACCACTACGATCCCATTATTCCAGAAACCTTTTCTTATAAGCAGGATATAGGCGGTTGGCTGGTGTTGGTGCTACTTGGATTATACCTTACCCCCCTGTCCATAGTTATTCGATTAATTACGAACAACTTTTTTGAAGCTTCCATCTGGCAATTACTAACTAATAAATCCTATGAAGGATTTAATCCAGTGCAGGCTTTATTAATTCTTTTTGAATTTGCCGGTAATATTGGTTTTCTGGTGTTTGCGGTGTTACTAATTATCTTGTTTCACGAACGGCGTACCAGTGTGCCTCGTTTACTTATAGCTTTTTACGGATGCAATTTCTTGTTTATATTTTTTGATAATGCTCTGGCCGTAATGCTTAAAGTAGGTGAATCCGATTTTAAGTTAATTTTTCGGACCTTAATAGCAGCAGCCATTTGGATACCGTATTTCATAAAGTCCAAACGAGTAAAACGTACCTTTACCACAACGTTGTACCAGCCAGAAGAAGTGAATCTTTTTGAAAAGGAAGGACAAGAAGCCTTTAAAACCTTAGTAAACGTTTAG
- a CDS encoding acyl-CoA thioesterase — MPAPLPDFRTVAYSRTTLTELMIPSYANFGGKIHGGILLSLMDKVAYTCAAKHAGNYCVTVTVDGVNFLQPVEVGELVSLMASINYVGRTSLLVGIKVIAENVKTGIVKHTNTSYFTMVAKGDDDKPTQVPGLILETRNQVRRYLEAIKRKEMKAQYADQFNNAKSNLTIEQELYKLEGERCQIGFEL, encoded by the coding sequence ATGCCTGCTCCTCTCCCCGATTTCCGGACCGTTGCGTATTCGCGGACTACTTTAACTGAACTCATGATTCCGAGTTATGCCAATTTTGGTGGCAAAATTCACGGGGGAATCTTATTATCCTTAATGGACAAGGTAGCCTATACTTGCGCGGCCAAGCACGCGGGTAATTACTGCGTTACCGTAACCGTGGATGGTGTAAATTTTCTACAACCCGTAGAGGTTGGCGAACTGGTTTCTTTGATGGCTTCTATTAATTACGTTGGGCGCACCTCTTTATTGGTAGGCATTAAAGTTATTGCCGAAAATGTAAAAACCGGCATAGTAAAACATACTAATACTTCCTATTTTACTATGGTAGCCAAAGGCGACGATGATAAACCCACCCAAGTTCCTGGTTTGATTTTAGAAACCCGTAACCAAGTGCGTCGTTACCTCGAAGCAATCAAACGCAAGGAAATGAAAGCGCAATACGCCGACCAGTTTAACAATGCTAAATCGAACCTGACTATTGAACAAGAATTATATAAGTTAGAGGGCGAACGGTGCCAGATTGGTTTTGAATTGTAA
- the pdhA gene encoding pyruvate dehydrogenase (acetyl-transferring) E1 component subunit alpha — MAVTKQMPKTKVKPAANFSKETYVRWYEMMQLMRKFEEKAGQLYGQQKIKGFCHLYIGQEACVAGAVTALTKDDKWITAYRDHAHPLALGTSPNAVMAELFAKATGCSKGKGGSMHIFDKSVNFVGGHGIVGGQIPLGAGLAFAEKYNNTGNLCMTYMGDGAVRQGSFHETFNMAMTWKLPVIFVVENNGYAMGTSVSRTSNVTELATLALAYEMPAETVNAMRCEDVHEAVARAAERARAGEGPTFLEFKTYRYKGHSMSDPAKYRTKEELEEYRSQDPIELVRHTILENKYATEQELEEIDNRIKAEVAESVEFAEKSPYPTADELYKDVYAQSDYPYIQD, encoded by the coding sequence ATGGCAGTTACGAAACAAATGCCCAAAACAAAGGTAAAACCTGCAGCAAATTTCTCAAAAGAAACCTATGTGCGTTGGTACGAAATGATGCAGTTAATGCGCAAGTTCGAAGAGAAAGCAGGTCAGTTATACGGACAACAGAAAATTAAAGGTTTTTGCCACCTATATATTGGGCAGGAAGCCTGCGTAGCCGGTGCCGTTACCGCGCTTACCAAAGATGATAAATGGATTACTGCTTACCGCGACCATGCGCACCCTTTAGCCTTAGGTACTTCCCCCAACGCCGTAATGGCCGAATTATTTGCCAAAGCTACCGGTTGCTCAAAAGGCAAAGGTGGTTCCATGCACATCTTCGATAAATCAGTGAATTTTGTGGGTGGCCACGGTATTGTGGGCGGCCAGATTCCCTTAGGCGCTGGTTTAGCCTTTGCGGAGAAGTATAATAACACAGGCAATTTGTGCATGACCTACATGGGCGATGGCGCTGTACGCCAAGGTTCTTTCCACGAAACCTTCAACATGGCCATGACCTGGAAATTGCCCGTAATTTTTGTAGTAGAAAATAACGGTTATGCGATGGGTACTTCTGTATCCCGGACTTCGAATGTTACGGAACTGGCTACTTTAGCCCTGGCTTACGAGATGCCTGCCGAAACGGTAAATGCTATGCGTTGCGAAGATGTACACGAAGCAGTTGCTCGTGCTGCTGAAAGAGCTCGCGCTGGAGAAGGTCCAACTTTCCTGGAGTTCAAAACTTACCGCTACAAAGGTCACTCTATGTCGGACCCGGCCAAATATCGTACGAAAGAAGAACTGGAAGAGTACCGTAGCCAAGATCCGATTGAACTGGTTCGCCATACCATCTTAGAGAATAAGTATGCTACTGAGCAGGAATTAGAAGAAATAGATAACAGAATCAAAGCAGAAGTTGCCGAAAGCGTAGAGTTTGCCGAAAAATCGCCTTATCCTACGGCAGACGAATTATATAAAGACGTGTACGCTCAAAGCGATTATCCTTACATTCAAGACTAA
- a CDS encoding DUF547 domain-containing protein: MKKFSILIVFVFFHLSLSAQNILPAFTSEADAFLKKYVSDGKVAYAAIKKEGQAIQVLSSRISSINLTNASENSKKAFYINAYNLLVIQAVSNLYPLKSVMDKPGFFDKTLYTVAGEKLTLNDLEKKKLLQPYPDARLHFALACAAISCPPLASFAYSPDEIDSQLNNRTKLTLNNPVFIRVNSKNRQVLLSKIFDWYKNDFTKDNQTVLSFLNTYRTDKIPGNYQLGYYEYNWSLNNQ; this comes from the coding sequence ATGAAAAAATTTTCTATTCTGATTGTATTCGTATTCTTTCATTTAAGTTTATCGGCCCAGAATATATTGCCGGCTTTTACTTCGGAGGCCGACGCTTTTTTAAAAAAATACGTTTCGGATGGAAAAGTAGCTTACGCCGCCATTAAAAAAGAAGGACAAGCCATTCAAGTTCTTAGCTCCAGAATTAGTAGTATAAACCTGACAAATGCTTCGGAAAACAGTAAGAAGGCGTTTTATATAAATGCCTATAATTTACTAGTTATTCAGGCGGTAAGTAATTTGTATCCTTTAAAATCAGTAATGGATAAACCCGGCTTTTTTGATAAAACTTTGTATACCGTAGCGGGAGAAAAACTCACCTTGAATGACCTAGAAAAGAAAAAGTTATTACAACCATACCCTGATGCCCGGCTGCATTTTGCCCTGGCCTGTGCAGCAATAAGTTGTCCGCCGCTGGCAAGTTTTGCTTACTCTCCCGATGAAATAGATTCTCAGCTAAATAACCGCACTAAACTGACCTTAAACAATCCGGTATTTATTCGGGTTAATTCTAAAAACCGGCAAGTATTGCTTTCAAAAATTTTCGACTGGTACAAAAATGATTTTACCAAAGATAACCAAACTGTACTTTCGTTTCTGAATACCTACCGGACCGATAAAATTCCGGGCAATTACCAGCTAGGATATTACGAGTATAACTGGAGTTTAAACAATCAATAA
- a CDS encoding GNAT family N-acetyltransferase translates to MFNITSNRLKLIPLSHNQLQLLAQSRSELDKALSLNPSEQEYDTTIAAEITDALENFWLPQTALHPQDYSWYTNWDIVLTERNVSIGGIGFTGLPDTDGKTMVGYGISQLHEGQGYATEALQCLLRWGFAHPKLKTVIATTPPENSKSHRVLLKNNFTKTGESSDMIYWELNRL, encoded by the coding sequence ATGTTTAACATTACTTCTAACAGATTAAAATTAATTCCATTATCCCATAATCAACTGCAATTACTAGCGCAAAGCCGTTCGGAACTAGACAAAGCTCTAAGCCTAAACCCCAGCGAACAAGAATATGATACTACTATTGCGGCCGAAATAACTGATGCTCTGGAAAACTTCTGGCTACCCCAAACCGCCTTGCACCCGCAGGATTATAGCTGGTATACCAATTGGGACATAGTGCTAACCGAACGCAATGTTTCTATTGGCGGTATTGGCTTCACCGGTTTACCCGATACTGATGGTAAAACTATGGTAGGTTATGGCATTAGCCAATTGCACGAAGGCCAGGGCTATGCGACGGAAGCCTTGCAATGTTTGTTACGTTGGGGCTTTGCTCACCCAAAATTAAAAACAGTAATAGCCACTACCCCACCGGAAAATAGTAAGTCGCACCGCGTATTGCTCAAAAATAATTTTACGAAAACCGGCGAATCCAGTGATATGATTTATTGGGAACTAAACCGCCTTTAA
- a CDS encoding energy transducer TonB, with protein MAIEEELVKTFYITGEKYSEYPVQKNSTTISYNREWYKNGQLKYEEQIQNNFSTGERRRWYDNGQLYYLYTDLGSQAEATTFYRDGARKRIETFESNKPIQGRCFTKSGQDTTFFPHEENPVFPGGLENMYKYLSKNIKYSKTAYKQKAQGNVILQFVVTKNGQIENIKVVKSLHPDLDKESIRVTASMPAWEPGKQEGVPVNVRYTLPIRFKL; from the coding sequence ATGGCTATTGAAGAAGAGTTAGTTAAAACCTTTTATATTACGGGCGAAAAGTACTCGGAATATCCTGTTCAAAAGAATTCGACAACTATAAGTTATAACCGGGAATGGTATAAGAACGGGCAGTTGAAATATGAAGAGCAGATCCAAAATAACTTTTCAACTGGAGAGAGAAGACGGTGGTATGATAATGGACAACTTTATTATCTTTATACAGATCTTGGTAGCCAGGCCGAGGCGACTACTTTTTATCGGGACGGTGCTCGCAAAAGGATAGAGACTTTCGAATCAAATAAACCAATTCAGGGGCGTTGTTTCACAAAATCCGGCCAAGATACTACTTTTTTTCCGCACGAAGAAAACCCGGTTTTCCCTGGTGGTTTAGAAAATATGTATAAATATCTAAGTAAAAACATAAAGTATTCGAAAACAGCTTACAAGCAAAAAGCGCAAGGCAATGTTATTCTACAATTCGTGGTTACTAAAAATGGTCAAATTGAGAACATTAAAGTGGTTAAATCCTTGCATCCAGATTTAGATAAAGAGTCTATCCGGGTTACAGCTAGTATGCCCGCCTGGGAACCTGGTAAGCAAGAAGGAGTACCAGTTAACGTGCGCTATACTTTGCCGATCAGGTTCAAATTATAA
- a CDS encoding Gfo/Idh/MocA family protein, with product MNRRHFIKSSAAASLAFSAYTLPSISVAGKTRPYRTALIGAGWWGTNILREAIAAGESKIVAMCDVDQSQLAKSYAELEKLTSDKPKKYGDFRELLSKEKPEIVIVATPDHWHPLITIAAVQQGAHVYVEKPISHTIYEGRAMVKAARDADRVVQVGTHRRVSPHNVSGMEFLKSGKAGKIGMVRAFVHYGGGPGEVKPDSEAPKGLDWNMWCGPAPLRPYNAAIHPRGFRSFLDYANGQLGDWGIHWLDQILWWTEEKYPKKVFSTGGRAIRQDNTDAPDHQVATYEFEDFTVSWEHRLFAGNNAEKGENVGCYFYGTEGTFHMGWQKGWTFYPTDSKKQIIHQDPQLNQPDDQNIKQLWADFLASIKAKKRSVCDIEIGHRSTNMALLGMLSLKLGRSVIWDGEKEIIVNDPEANKLLSREYRGEWKYPTV from the coding sequence ATGAATCGTCGTCATTTTATTAAATCGTCGGCTGCGGCTAGTCTGGCCTTTTCGGCTTATACGTTACCGTCTATTTCAGTAGCCGGTAAAACCCGGCCTTATCGTACGGCTCTTATTGGCGCAGGCTGGTGGGGTACCAACATTTTACGCGAAGCCATTGCGGCCGGCGAAAGTAAAATAGTAGCTATGTGCGATGTAGACCAAAGCCAGCTAGCTAAATCGTACGCCGAGCTGGAAAAATTAACCAGCGATAAACCTAAAAAATACGGCGATTTCCGAGAACTGCTCAGCAAAGAAAAGCCCGAAATTGTAATTGTGGCTACTCCCGACCATTGGCACCCGCTTATTACTATTGCAGCGGTACAGCAAGGCGCCCACGTATACGTCGAAAAGCCCATTAGTCATACTATTTACGAAGGCCGCGCGATGGTAAAAGCGGCCCGGGATGCCGATCGGGTAGTGCAGGTGGGTACGCACCGCCGGGTATCGCCGCACAATGTATCGGGTATGGAATTTTTAAAATCGGGTAAAGCCGGTAAAATTGGAATGGTGCGGGCTTTTGTGCATTATGGCGGCGGACCGGGCGAGGTAAAACCCGATAGTGAAGCTCCGAAAGGCTTAGACTGGAATATGTGGTGCGGACCAGCTCCCTTGCGGCCCTATAATGCCGCTATTCACCCACGGGGTTTTCGCTCGTTTCTGGATTATGCCAATGGTCAGTTGGGCGATTGGGGCATTCACTGGTTGGATCAAATTTTATGGTGGACCGAAGAAAAATATCCGAAAAAAGTATTTTCGACGGGTGGTCGCGCCATCCGGCAAGATAATACCGATGCGCCCGATCATCAGGTAGCTACTTACGAGTTTGAAGACTTTACCGTTAGTTGGGAGCACCGCTTGTTTGCGGGCAATAACGCCGAAAAAGGCGAAAATGTAGGTTGTTATTTCTATGGCACCGAAGGGACTTTTCATATGGGCTGGCAAAAAGGCTGGACATTTTACCCCACGGATTCTAAAAAGCAAATCATTCACCAGGATCCGCAATTAAATCAACCCGACGACCAAAACATTAAACAATTGTGGGCCGATTTTCTGGCATCTATTAAAGCGAAAAAGCGTTCGGTTTGCGACATTGAAATTGGGCACCGCTCTACTAATATGGCTTTATTGGGTATGTTGTCTTTAAAGTTAGGCCGCAGCGTAATCTGGGATGGTGAAAAAGAAATCATTGTAAACGATCCGGAAGCCAATAAACTACTCAGCCGGGAGTACCGCGGCGAATGGAAATATCCAACGGTATAG
- a CDS encoding DUF721 domain-containing protein gives MAFINRDKQLNIRQSDIQPVKDSIQALLKAYRIQGKVNQVQVVASWEKIVGKAIALKTKELYFKEDKLFVLLTSAPLKHQLVMSKTRVIELINLEVGEGVVKEVVFL, from the coding sequence GTGGCCTTTATAAACCGAGACAAACAATTAAATATTCGCCAATCAGACATACAGCCGGTGAAAGATAGCATTCAGGCATTGTTGAAAGCTTATCGTATTCAAGGCAAAGTAAATCAGGTTCAGGTGGTGGCTAGTTGGGAAAAAATTGTAGGGAAAGCCATTGCCCTTAAAACAAAAGAACTTTATTTTAAAGAAGATAAACTATTTGTATTACTTACATCTGCCCCGCTGAAACACCAGTTAGTTATGTCGAAAACCCGCGTTATCGAATTAATTAACCTGGAAGTAGGCGAAGGTGTAGTGAAGGAAGTAGTGTTCTTGTAA
- the recF gene encoding DNA replication/repair protein RecF (All proteins in this family for which functions are known are DNA-binding proteins that assist the filamentation of RecA onto DNA for the initiation of recombination or recombinational repair.) has protein sequence MVLENLHLLFFKNYEEADLSFSPHINCFIGDNGSGKTNVLDAIYYLSMGKSAFTATDLQNIKQGEEYFMVKGRFSTFTHTDTIQCTFRTGQKKIITHNKLAYEKISEHIGKYPAVLISPYDTDLIREGSEERRRYFDSLISQLDPVYLNELISYNYILKQRNSLIKQFADRNYFDKEYLQILDEQLVPAGEYITTVRQSFLENFVPIFQKHYQHLSGSSETVTLAYKSQLLSYNFIQLLQQAQRKDLLLQRTTVGPHKDDFVFLMDNWPVKNYGSQGQQKSYVIALKLSQFEIVAQRKNQKPLLLLDDIFDRLDEKRITKLLELVANNTFGQLFITDSHLERTQKLVGLISAHIQNFQVISGNVQLIN, from the coding sequence ATGGTCCTCGAAAATCTCCATTTACTGTTTTTTAAAAATTACGAAGAGGCGGACCTTTCTTTTTCGCCGCATATTAATTGTTTTATCGGTGATAACGGCAGCGGTAAAACGAATGTACTCGATGCTATTTATTACTTATCGATGGGGAAAAGTGCTTTTACCGCCACCGACCTGCAAAATATTAAACAAGGCGAAGAGTATTTTATGGTAAAAGGCCGCTTTTCAACCTTTACGCATACTGATACGATTCAATGCACTTTTCGGACGGGTCAGAAGAAAATAATTACGCACAATAAGTTAGCCTACGAAAAAATAAGCGAACACATTGGCAAGTATCCGGCAGTATTGATTTCGCCTTACGACACCGATTTAATCCGGGAAGGCAGCGAAGAACGACGCAGATACTTCGACAGCCTTATTTCGCAACTCGATCCGGTTTATCTAAACGAGCTCATCTCTTATAATTACATTTTAAAGCAACGTAATTCGTTAATTAAGCAATTTGCCGACCGTAATTATTTTGATAAAGAATATTTACAGATTCTGGATGAACAACTCGTACCGGCGGGTGAATACATTACTACTGTTCGGCAATCTTTTTTAGAAAACTTTGTGCCTATTTTCCAAAAACATTATCAACACCTTTCCGGCAGCAGCGAAACGGTTACTCTCGCTTATAAAAGTCAGCTATTGAGCTATAATTTTATTCAATTACTGCAGCAGGCGCAACGGAAAGATTTATTACTGCAACGTACTACCGTAGGCCCGCATAAAGATGACTTTGTTTTTCTGATGGACAACTGGCCGGTAAAAAATTATGGCTCGCAAGGACAGCAAAAATCGTACGTAATTGCTTTAAAATTATCGCAGTTCGAGATTGTGGCGCAGCGAAAAAACCAAAAACCATTGCTGTTGTTAGACGATATTTTTGACCGGCTCGACGAAAAAAGAATTACGAAATTGTTGGAATTAGTAGCAAACAATACTTTTGGGCAATTATTTATTACGGACTCGCATTTAGAACGCACTCAGAAGTTGGTGGGCCTTATTTCTGCACATATCCAGAACTTTCAGGTGATAAGTGGCAACGTGCAGTTGATAAATTAG
- a CDS encoding T9SS type A sorting domain-containing protein: MLVNARLLLLSKFYSICLYIPPLKKTVNILFWGISYFGLIFPLIICFLPVAYAQTTSPQSVTEIVTDFDGFWQSSNTSLDATIAANNVNPTKPNNSHNLIAFTYRNARYSTAVNDGLLTTKGVTFIPGHYQALTGITLSGTITTNTKVGVGALYDGVAVGPSNPPPVRDLPLYLSDGINGLNLGTGIANVPVGPNLNFNMDNILPGAVGDGIPDILVTQIADPAGSADKYRFLNNSNVQVGNQITIPFAAIPITGKWVADFYEASTNPLTLTSGFTNTQRDIRVWAADFSDFGITSASVATVKTFQITLSGNSDVAFVAYNVNAFKYPLPVELTFFKSNNINGQVLLTWETSSEHNSSYFEVETSTDGVKFTPIAQLPASGTTSTLQEYQYLHKTPFIGTNYYRLRQVDLNGTQKYSAIIAEKVTQISSAGWQIISTPNPFRNKLELQIAPPESGNGIAQIQLFSLDGHPLYEKSMNGLFQPTTIYLNDLPTLPSGMYLLKCYLNNHCTVLKIVRE; the protein is encoded by the coding sequence ATGTTAGTAAATGCTCGCTTATTGTTGTTAAGTAAATTTTATAGTATTTGCCTTTATATACCACCTTTAAAGAAGACCGTAAATATCTTATTTTGGGGTATATCTTATTTTGGGCTAATTTTTCCTTTAATAATCTGCTTTTTACCAGTAGCTTATGCTCAAACAACTTCACCCCAATCAGTAACTGAAATTGTTACCGATTTTGATGGTTTCTGGCAAAGTTCTAACACCAGTTTAGATGCTACTATTGCAGCAAATAATGTTAATCCAACTAAACCAAATAACAGCCATAATCTAATAGCTTTCACCTATAGAAACGCACGGTATTCTACTGCCGTAAATGATGGTTTACTAACCACTAAAGGAGTAACTTTCATTCCAGGTCACTACCAAGCCTTAACCGGAATTACTTTATCTGGAACAATTACTACGAATACAAAAGTAGGTGTAGGTGCCTTATATGATGGAGTAGCCGTGGGACCAAGTAATCCTCCTCCCGTTCGGGATCTTCCGCTTTATCTTTCTGATGGCATTAATGGGTTAAACCTTGGAACTGGTATTGCCAATGTACCAGTTGGCCCAAATCTTAACTTTAACATGGATAATATTTTGCCTGGTGCTGTTGGAGATGGCATACCAGATATTTTAGTTACGCAAATAGCCGATCCTGCCGGCTCAGCTGATAAATACAGGTTTCTAAATAATAGTAATGTCCAGGTTGGCAATCAAATAACCATTCCTTTTGCTGCAATTCCAATTACAGGTAAATGGGTAGCTGATTTTTACGAGGCGAGTACAAACCCCCTTACTTTAACCAGCGGTTTTACCAATACTCAAAGAGATATTCGGGTGTGGGCAGCAGATTTTAGCGATTTTGGTATTACTTCGGCCTCTGTGGCTACTGTTAAAACTTTTCAAATTACATTATCTGGTAATAGCGATGTAGCCTTTGTAGCGTACAATGTTAATGCGTTTAAATATCCACTACCGGTTGAGCTTACCTTTTTCAAAAGTAATAATATAAACGGGCAGGTACTTTTAACCTGGGAAACTAGCTCAGAACATAATAGCTCTTACTTTGAAGTAGAAACTAGTACAGACGGAGTAAAATTTACTCCTATAGCTCAGTTACCAGCGAGTGGAACTACTTCTACGTTGCAAGAGTATCAGTATTTACATAAAACTCCTTTTATTGGTACCAATTACTACCGTTTGCGGCAGGTCGATTTAAATGGTACGCAAAAATACTCGGCTATTATTGCCGAAAAAGTAACTCAAATATCTTCTGCTGGCTGGCAAATTATATCAACGCCAAACCCTTTTAGAAATAAACTTGAATTGCAAATTGCTCCACCGGAATCTGGAAACGGAATTGCTCAAATTCAACTTTTTTCGTTGGATGGTCATCCATTGTACGAGAAATCAATGAATGGATTATTCCAGCCAACCACCATTTATTTAAACGATTTACCTACTCTACCTTCCGGCATGTATTTGTTAAAATGCTATTTAAATAACCACTGTACCGTATTAAAAATAGTACGGGAGTAA